TGATAAAAGTGTAACTTAATTATATAAATTCTTAATCATTACGATGACATCAGTTAACCGTATTTTTTGCTCTTTACTTTGGCTTGATTGAGTAAGTATTCAGAAACTGCGCGTTGTAAGCCAATCTGATTCATGTCTATTAAGTTTAATCCTGAACAGCCAAAGTATGAAGTTTAAAGCAGAGACTCAAAAAAGCTAAACGAAAAAACAAGTCGTTTGATTCTGTTAAACTACAACTATTCTTGGTAAATATTCTTGGCAAAATTTAAAAACTCAGTACATGCTGGTGTTTTTAGCTAAAAAATGATCACTTGAATGGTCGGGTTCGCTTTATTCATGCAGAAGTAATAATCGATTTAGCGTTTCCTGATAGTGTTTGGGACAGGAAAAGGCCCTTATACCTCTTCGGCCACATTTGAGGTATTCTTCTTCAAGATAGAATGTGCTGCACTAAGTCAATTTCGAATTATTACCTACATTTCTATATTTGTTTATATGCGTTTAATAATCATACTATTGGTCAATTTGCTGCTTGTCCCGTTCTCTAACGCGTGGGCGGATGACGTTGTTAAGAACGATGTGTCTATGTTTTCCAAGGCCGACGAGGGCTTGCGTGCTGAATTACTTCTTTACGCCATGAGTTTGATTGGTACGAGTTATAAATTAGGCGGACAGTCTTTTGATACTGGCATGGATTGCAGTGGCTTCGTGCGCCACGTTTACAGCATAGCGACTGGAATATTGCTACCTCATAATGCACGAGCCATTAGTCGGGCTGGTATGAAAATTCATCGGGCTGAACTTCAGCTGGGTGATCTGGTTTTTTTTAATACGATGAAGCGCACCTTTTCCCACGTTGGCATCTATCTGGGTGACAATCGATTTGTTCACGCATCCAGCAGCAAATCCGATAGTGTGATGGTCTCTGACATGGGAGAGCGATATTGGGTGAAACGCTTTAATGGCGCGCGGCGCATCCTTTAGTCTAGTTCAGGATGACAGTTGAGGCCTCTCAAGAATAACAAATTACAGAGAGCATGTTTTCATCGTATTGGAAAATAATGATCACTTATGGTTAACTGGTGCATGCTTGGTTTTCTTCTCATTTAATTCATCTAACTGACACTTTGGAGTTTAAAGAAATGGACAAATGCCTGTCGTTTTTACATCGTTTTTCTGGCATTTTTGCCGCTACTACCATGCTAACGGTGGCAATGACTACTTACGCGGCTAATGAAATTGTGGTTTATACGGCTCGTAACGAACAGCTCATCAAACCACTATTCGACGCCTACACCAAGGAAACCGGCACCAGCATCAAGTTCCTCACGGATAAGGAAGGGGCGTTACTACAAAAGCTTAAAGCGGAGGGAGCCAATACTCCGGCTGATATGCTGATTACGGTGGACGCAGGTAACCTGTGGCAAGCAACCAAGCTGGGGCTGTTGCAGCCAGTGCAATCCAAGACGTTGTTAGATAATGTTCCCGCACATCTGCGTGACCCGGCTAATCAGTGGTTCGGTTTGTCGGTGCGTGCTCGCACCATCATTTACAACAAGGACAAAGTGAAACCAGATGCACTTTCTACCTACGAAGATTTGGGTAATCCAAAGTGGAAAGGGCGTCTATGTTTACGCACTTCGAAGTCGGTGTATAACCAATCGCTGGTGGCGATGATGATTCAGGAATACGGGGAACCTAAGACTGAACAGATAATAAAATCCTGGGTGGCTAACCTGGCCACGCCTCCTATATCCGACGATGCCCGAGCGATGGCCGCAGTGGCCGCTGGCCAGTGCGATATAACGGTGGTCAATACTTATTATTTCGGTGGTTTGATGAAGAAAAAACCCAATCTTCCGCTGGCGATTTTCTGGCCAAATCAGGATACGAAAGATAGCGGCGTGCATGTGAATATTTCTGGTGCAGGCATCACTCGCCATGCTAAACATCAAGCAGAGGCAGTCAAGTTTCTTGAGTGGCTATCTTCGGAAAAAGCGCAGAATCTGTTTGCTGATGTAAACATGGAATTTCCGGTCAATCTTAAGGTGAAGCCTGATGCTACGGTTGCGGCTTGGGGCGAATTCAAGCAAAACCCCCTTAACGTGGTTAAAGCGGGTGAATTGCAAACCGCTGCAGTTAAATTAATGGATCGTGCTAAATATAAATAAGTAGCTAAATGCAGCAATTGCCTATATCTACTGCAAAAGCGCCCATTGTGGGCGCTTTTATTTTTAAATTTCGTTTGCCCAGCGGTTGGGTTTTAGCGGCATTGTTGATTGCTATGCTGACCTTGGTTCCAGTTGTTGTAGTGCTTAGCTCATTGCTGACGCCGGAACGAGAAATCTGGACGCATCTGGTGGAATATCAGCTGCCACAATTGCTGACCAATACTTTCTGGCTAGTATTGGGGGTGGGGTTAGGTGTAGCAATATTGGGGGTCTCCCTAGCGTGGCTTACGGCTGTATGTGAGTTTCCAGGGCGCAAGCAGTTTTCCTGGGCACTATTATTGCCGCTGGCGATTCCCGCTTATGTGACGGCATTTGTCGCTATCGGCCTGCTTGATTTCACCGGACCGGTACAAACCCTGGCGCGAGAATGGTGGGGGCCGATTGAGTTCCCCTCAATACGCTCAAGGGGCGGTGTTATTGCGGTGATGACCTTAGCGCTCTATCCCTACGTTTATCTGATTGCTCGAAATGCTTTTCTCACCCAAGGTAAGCACGCGCTGGAAGTAGCACAGTCCTTGGGATTGTCGCCTGCCGTCGGGTTTTTTCGGGTGGCCCTGCCGATGGCGCGGCCTTGGATCGTGGGCGGCATGATGTTGGCCCTGATGGAAACCTTGGCGGATTTTGGCACCGTGGCGGTATTCAACTACGATACCTTCACTACTGCTATCTATAAGGCGTGGTTCTCGCTGTTTTCGCTTCAAGCTGCTTCGCAACTAGCTTCACTGTTGATTGTGTTCGTGTTGGTGGTGTTGTTGGCAGAGCAGCAGACCCGCACACGCATGCACTATACTCAGACTGGCAAACACAGCGTTCAGGCTCGCATTTTTCTTACGGGTGCTCAGGCTTGGTTGGCTACCGGTTTTTGTTTGGTAGTGCTGGCACTGGGATTTATCATACCTATTACCCAGTTGTTGCTTTGGGCGTCGGAAGTAGTGGAGCAAGATTTAGATGTACGATATTTGGATTTTTTCTGGCATTCGTTGGCGTTGGCTGCTTTGGCCGCGCTATTGTCAGGGGCAGTTGCCTTATTATTGAGCTATAGCGCCCGCCAGCATCCTGGTTTGCTGTTACGTATGACGGCACGTATCGCCACTATTGGTTACGCGCTACCGGGGGCGGTGCTGGCGGTCGGGGTATTCATTCCGGTGGCATGGCTGGATAATCGATTTGTGGCTGCGGGCTGGGTGCAATCGCCACTGTTGCAAGGCTCCTTGATGGTAATGCTTCTGGCATATCTGGTGCGCTTTCTGGCGGTGGCCCACAGTCCGATAGAAAGTCAAATGCATCGCATTACCCGTAGCGTGGATGAGGCTGCGCGCAGTTTGGGTGTGTCTGGTGTCAGCTTAATCGCCCGGGTGCATTTACCAATCTTGCGTGGCGGCCTTTTAACAGCGGCGGCGCTGGTATTTGTGGACGTGATGAAGGAAATGCCGATTACGCTGATGACGCGACCGTTTGGCTGGGATACTCTGGCAGTGCGTGTGTTCGAGATGACCTCGGGAGGCGAGTGGAACCGCGCTGCATTACCCGCTGTGGCGCTGGTACTGGCTGGGCTTGCACCAGTCGTTGTGCTGACTAAATATCGTTCAAAATAGCTCGGGTGTGTTGGGTTCAGGTTTAAACAAAGGCAGGGCATCTTGATTCCATAAAAAGTTAGAAGAAATTTCTAATGTTCGGGATCCTTGGGGAGGTTTCTGAGTTTATAGCTATGTGGTTGAATAAATAAAAAAGAAAATTGAAGACTACTCATCATGCTACTTGAACTTAAACACGTCAGTCAGTCTTACGCCGCACGCAAAGTATTGCGCGATCTCTCCTTTGCACTTAATGCGGGCGACATCGGCTGCCTGCTTGGCCCATCTGGATGTGGCAAGACCACTGTACTCCGTGCTATCGCCGGATTCGAGCCTATTACGGGTGGTGAAATTGTGCTTAATGGTGAGCGAGTGAGTGCACCCGGTTTTATTGTTCCTGCCGAGAAGCGTCGTATTGGCATGGTGTTTCAGGACTATGCTCTATTTCCACATTTGAATGTAGCCGCTAATGTGGGCTTTGGTTTGCATGGGCAATCCCGCGTTGAACGTAATAAGCGCGTGGAAGAGTTGTTGCACACAGTAGGTCTGGCAGGGAGCGGTCATGCTTATCCGCATGAACTGTCCGGTGGCCAGCAGCAGCGCGTGGCATTGGCTCGCGCGCTCGCGCCTTGCCCGAACCTATTGTTAATGGACGAGCCGTTTTCCAATCTGGATGTTGAGTTGCGCGAACGACTTTCGCTAGAGGTGCGCGATATACTCAAACAACAGGGCGCTACCGCTATTATTGTCACTCATGATCAGCATGAAGCATTCGCCATGGGCGACATGATAGGGGTAATGCATGATGGCGAGATTCAGCAGTGGGACAAAGCCTACAACTTGTACCATCTGCCCGAGAACCGCTTCGTTGCAGATTTCGTTGGTAAAGGCGTTTTGCTGCCGGGGAAGTTACTCAACGCTAACCAGGTTGAAATCGAGCTGGGTACATTGTCTAGCAAAACTCCTGGTGCCTACTCTACCGTAGACTGTAATGATGGCAGCAACAAAAAGGGGTGTGAGGTGGAGGTATTGCTACGCCCGGACGATATTATCCATGACGACGCAAGCCCCCTCTTAGCTCAAGTTGAGCACAAGGCGTTTCGCGGTGCGGATATTCTTTATACCTTGCGCCTGCCTGGCGGCAACCGCGTGCTTTCGCTGGTACCGAGCCACCATAACCATGCCATCGGTGAGTGGATCGGAATCCGTTTGGAGGTGGATCATGTGGTGGCTTTTCCTCTTATTAAAAGTGCGGCGTCCTGAAGCAGGCTTGTTCTTCCGTTTAGGACGCCAGATTTAAGCCACTCTCTTAATCTAATGCTTGTTTAAAAAGCCAAAAATATACTCTTTGTCCTTGAATTTTATTTATGTTTTGTGTGGGCAATTGACCTTACTACAGTCAGCATAAAGATAAAGCGCATGGTCACGGATCGTGAAACCAAGCTCATCGGCTATTTTTATTTGGCGTTTTTCGATTGCTGAGTCGTGGAATTCTTCAACCCGACCACATTGCAAACATATTAAATGGTCATGGTGCCCACCTTTATTAAGCTCGAACACCGCTTTGCCAGTTTCAAAGTGGTGACGGACAAGCAGTCCTGCTTGCTCGAATTGTGTGAGAACACGATATACCGTTGCCAGACCGACATCGAGCCCCTCTCCGATAAGCATTTTATAAACATCTTCGGCGCTTAAGTGCCGTACCTCGGCATTTTCGAACAGGTTGAGGATTTTTAGGCGCGGTAGCGTAGTCTTGAGGCCGACAGTCTTGAGGTCGTTTGGTGTAGTCATTAGGTTATCCTTTAAAAAATTATTAAATTGAGTTTCACTCTTTAAAAATACATGGTATGAATATTTTGCCATTGATAGCCGCATCATGCCAGAAATGGCTGTCTACTGGCTTTTCTTGATGCTCTAACTTAAATAATTTTTTCGGCCTGATATTTTTGCATGAAGCTACAGGGATGGATTTGGTTTCCATTCACAGCAATTTTGGAATTTTTAGAGCGGTACCGCTTACAAGCGGTTCGAAGCAACCATTACTTTACCAGACCAGCGTCTTTAATACTTTCGAATGTATCTATTGGACGTACACCAACTTCTGTATGGTAAAGCTGAATCAACAGAGTGAGCGATGTTAAGCCTTAATACCGAAGTCGATAATGGGACGGACAGAGTGCATGTTAAGCGCTCAATATATTTCGAGG
This genomic interval from Candidatus Nitrotoga sp. AM1P contains the following:
- a CDS encoding C40 family peptidase, which encodes MRLIIILLVNLLLVPFSNAWADDVVKNDVSMFSKADEGLRAELLLYAMSLIGTSYKLGGQSFDTGMDCSGFVRHVYSIATGILLPHNARAISRAGMKIHRAELQLGDLVFFNTMKRTFSHVGIYLGDNRFVHASSSKSDSVMVSDMGERYWVKRFNGARRIL
- a CDS encoding extracellular solute-binding protein, with the translated sequence MLTVAMTTYAANEIVVYTARNEQLIKPLFDAYTKETGTSIKFLTDKEGALLQKLKAEGANTPADMLITVDAGNLWQATKLGLLQPVQSKTLLDNVPAHLRDPANQWFGLSVRARTIIYNKDKVKPDALSTYEDLGNPKWKGRLCLRTSKSVYNQSLVAMMIQEYGEPKTEQIIKSWVANLATPPISDDARAMAAVAAGQCDITVVNTYYFGGLMKKKPNLPLAIFWPNQDTKDSGVHVNISGAGITRHAKHQAEAVKFLEWLSSEKAQNLFADVNMEFPVNLKVKPDATVAAWGEFKQNPLNVVKAGELQTAAVKLMDRAKYK
- a CDS encoding ABC transporter permease translates to MQQLPISTAKAPIVGAFIFKFRLPSGWVLAALLIAMLTLVPVVVVLSSLLTPEREIWTHLVEYQLPQLLTNTFWLVLGVGLGVAILGVSLAWLTAVCEFPGRKQFSWALLLPLAIPAYVTAFVAIGLLDFTGPVQTLAREWWGPIEFPSIRSRGGVIAVMTLALYPYVYLIARNAFLTQGKHALEVAQSLGLSPAVGFFRVALPMARPWIVGGMMLALMETLADFGTVAVFNYDTFTTAIYKAWFSLFSLQAASQLASLLIVFVLVVLLAEQQTRTRMHYTQTGKHSVQARIFLTGAQAWLATGFCLVVLALGFIIPITQLLLWASEVVEQDLDVRYLDFFWHSLALAALAALLSGAVALLLSYSARQHPGLLLRMTARIATIGYALPGAVLAVGVFIPVAWLDNRFVAAGWVQSPLLQGSLMVMLLAYLVRFLAVAHSPIESQMHRITRSVDEAARSLGVSGVSLIARVHLPILRGGLLTAAALVFVDVMKEMPITLMTRPFGWDTLAVRVFEMTSGGEWNRAALPAVALVLAGLAPVVVLTKYRSK
- a CDS encoding ABC transporter ATP-binding protein, whose translation is MLLELKHVSQSYAARKVLRDLSFALNAGDIGCLLGPSGCGKTTVLRAIAGFEPITGGEIVLNGERVSAPGFIVPAEKRRIGMVFQDYALFPHLNVAANVGFGLHGQSRVERNKRVEELLHTVGLAGSGHAYPHELSGGQQQRVALARALAPCPNLLLMDEPFSNLDVELRERLSLEVRDILKQQGATAIIVTHDQHEAFAMGDMIGVMHDGEIQQWDKAYNLYHLPENRFVADFVGKGVLLPGKLLNANQVEIELGTLSSKTPGAYSTVDCNDGSNKKGCEVEVLLRPDDIIHDDASPLLAQVEHKAFRGADILYTLRLPGGNRVLSLVPSHHNHAIGEWIGIRLEVDHVVAFPLIKSAAS
- the fur gene encoding ferric iron uptake transcriptional regulator, with amino-acid sequence MTTPNDLKTVGLKTTLPRLKILNLFENAEVRHLSAEDVYKMLIGEGLDVGLATVYRVLTQFEQAGLLVRHHFETGKAVFELNKGGHHDHLICLQCGRVEEFHDSAIEKRQIKIADELGFTIRDHALYLYADCSKVNCPHKT